In the genome of Bacilli bacterium, the window GGGCGACACCGCGATTGATCATGGAAATGCCGTACAACCCCTTGACGTCATCGTACTCCCGGTTGTTCAAAATATATTCCGCGATTTTCGGCAAAATCTCTTCAACGGTGCGAATGAGACGGATTGCCAAATGCACGGCGGAACGCGAACTTCTGCCGATTTCGTATAGCATGCGGTTATCCAGATGCATTTCCGCGATTCGGTCGCCGGGGCGAATGGCTTCGCCATCCCGCAAGAGAAGCGTTTTGCCCTCGTATTTGCGAAAGCGGACTTGCAAAAT includes:
- a CDS encoding polysaccharide deacetylase family protein, encoding ILQVRFRKYEGKTLLLRDGEAIRPGDRIAEMHLDNRMLYEIGRSSRSAVHLAIRLIRTVEEILPKIAEYILNNREYDDVKGLYGISMINRGVAQLGFTVAELPKGVFATITRIYLKFLMRVVHPQGKERLHVKSELLVPKIIAMSRKELLRKYHPENPAKLPIGEPESLQDHSSQAAFGK